Genomic segment of Paenibacillus sp. FSL R5-0623:
CCTACTTCATTGTTGGCATACATCATGGTAATCAACACCGTATCCGGTCGAATGGCCTCTCGCAACTCATCCAGATTTATTCGTCCATAACGATCAACAGATAGATAGGTTACTTCATAACCTTGCCGCTCCAATTCCTGACACGTATGCAAGACAGCATGGTGCTCAATTGCGGTCGTAATGACGTGTTTCCCCTTATCCTGCCTGGATGAGACTGCTCCAAAGATTGCCAGATTGTCACTCTCCGTGCCACCTCCGGTGAATACCAATTCGTCCGGGAAACAGCCCAAAGACGCCGCAATGACATCCCTTGCTCCGCTGACGGTCCGTTTGGCTTCACGCCCAAAGGCATGGATACTTGATGCATTGCCAAATTGTCCTGTCATGACGTTCATCATCGCTTCTGCGACTTGTGGATGCATAGGTGTCGATGCGGCGTGATCCAAATAAATTCGTTTCATTTATATTCACCCCGTTATATGTTAAATTTCTATCTCATGGCAAACTGTCAAAATTGGAAATTGAAACGGATGCTCTATTGTCACACCTTCGTGTATAATGTTCTATATCCATTTCAAAAAGGAGAGAGAGACATGAGTGATCCCATTCTCGGGCAGATTCTGAATCAGCTTCAACAAATGGACAAACGATTCGACAGTATTGATGGACATCTTGGAAAGATGGACCACCGGCTTGATGCTATGGAAGAGAGGCTGGTGCCGTAGAGATCAGACTAGACACTGTCGATGACAGACTTAATGCCATTGAGGAACAAACTAAAAACATTCCGCTTCTTCAACAAGCTGTTCTGGAAACATTGACCGTTACGAAACGTCTTGACGCTTCTCACTCCGCCTCTGAACGCAAAGTAACTACCGAATTGAATACCCATCAGCACAGCATTGATATTTTGAATCGCCGTCAGTTACGCATGGAAGCTGATATAGAAACCTTAAAAAGTCGCTGATTTACAAGTTATCCAGTTAAGTTCACACATCTTGTAAATCACGCGGCTGAATACATAGCCCTGCTCAATTAAAATAATCTGTAGAAATTGAAGAACAAAGTGCCTATTGGCATGTCTAAAGCCCCCAAGTTGGGGGCTTTATTGTGTCTTCTGTGATGCGAATTAATGACCTTAAATGTAAAACATGTAGCTGTCTTTTTTGTCTTGGTCCTGGAAGGTAATCAGGTCTTTCAATGTTGTGGAATCCAACACTTCCGCAATGCCGTCACGAATACGCAACCATAGATCACGCTTCGCCGGATCATCTTCCTCTGTGAAGTCTACTGGAGAGATTGGCCCTTCCAGTACACGGATTACATCGCCTGCAGTCACGGTTGCAGGATCACCTGCAAGGATATAACCGCCGTAAGCACCTCTAATGCTT
This window contains:
- a CDS encoding Rrf2 family transcriptional regulator; its protein translation is MKISTKGRYGLTIMMELAARTGEGPTSLKSIAERNQLSEHYLEQLIAPLRNAGLVKSIRGAYGGYILAGDPATVTAGDVIRVLEGPISPVDFTEEDDPAKRDLWLRIRDGIAEVLDSTTLKDLITFQDQDKKDSYMFYI